A genome region from Defluviimonas aquaemixtae includes the following:
- the tssG gene encoding type VI secretion system baseplate subunit TssG, with amino-acid sequence MADPAGHPRDDLTGPFAQPEAMGFFELLRRLETPGRRFGRAGGAGSEPARIGQRVRLSVATRDVAGFRPAEGDQPARVEAEVLGLLGPEGALPLHVTRWVMSRMSDRWFADAGAEATADRTFLDFCNMLQHRMLALYWRAWADARPEVQAQLGTGGRAAATVAALAGTGLPGTGEAARDSALKTRHATSLAASVHGPERLTRLLSDLVGAPVRLVEFVGHWLEVPRALQTWLGGAHAMLGAGAVVGARVFSRQGRAELRVGPLGLAGYLRLLNDQHLRARLRHAIRFAEGIETDFDLRLVLRRADKPEPRLGRCQLGRTFWLPARTATDADDLRLSAFNAGADRRAA; translated from the coding sequence ATGGCCGATCCGGCCGGGCATCCGCGCGATGATCTGACGGGACCGTTCGCCCAGCCCGAGGCGATGGGCTTTTTCGAGCTCCTGCGCCGGCTCGAGACGCCGGGCCGGCGGTTCGGCCGCGCCGGCGGGGCCGGTTCTGAGCCCGCGCGCATCGGCCAGCGGGTGCGGCTGTCGGTCGCGACGCGCGACGTCGCGGGCTTTCGTCCGGCCGAGGGAGACCAGCCCGCCCGAGTCGAGGCCGAAGTGCTCGGCCTTCTTGGCCCCGAAGGCGCGCTGCCCTTGCATGTTACGCGCTGGGTGATGTCGCGTATGTCGGACCGCTGGTTCGCCGATGCGGGCGCGGAGGCGACCGCGGACCGGACCTTCCTCGATTTCTGCAACATGCTGCAGCACCGGATGCTCGCCCTCTACTGGCGCGCCTGGGCCGACGCCCGGCCTGAGGTTCAGGCCCAGCTCGGCACCGGTGGACGGGCGGCGGCTACCGTCGCCGCGCTGGCAGGCACCGGCTTGCCGGGAACAGGCGAGGCGGCCCGTGACAGTGCACTCAAGACGCGCCATGCCACCTCGCTGGCGGCGTCGGTGCACGGGCCCGAGAGGCTGACCCGGCTTTTGTCCGATCTCGTCGGTGCGCCGGTCCGACTTGTCGAATTCGTCGGCCACTGGCTGGAGGTTCCGCGCGCGCTTCAGACCTGGCTCGGCGGCGCGCATGCGATGCTTGGTGCGGGCGCAGTTGTCGGCGCGCGCGTCTTTTCGCGCCAGGGCAGGGCCGAGCTTCGCGTCGGGCCGCTCGGCCTCGCGGGCTATCTGCGGCTGCTCAACGACCAGCACCTGCGCGCGCGCCTCCGTCACGCGATCCGTTTCGCGGAAGGGATCGAGACGGATTTCGACCTCCGCCTCGTCCTCCGCCGCGCCGACAAGCCTGAGCCCCGGCTCGGCCGCTGCCAGCTTGGCCGCACCTTCTGGCTGCCCGCGCGGACCGCGACGGACGCCGACGATCTCAGGCTTTCGGCGTTCAATGCCGGGGCTGATCGGAGGGCCGCATGA
- the tssJ gene encoding type VI secretion system lipoprotein TssJ: MIDRRDFLAGSAAAGLLSACTPGPGSVTINASGSAGMNPGPDGADRPVTLQVVQMRGSGAFDGADFFALQDPQAALGGDFIKADQIVLTPGAPASRTIGLDPSVSMIGVVAGFRSPAGKVFRSKTAVSPTANVGLTIGVGPGGLSLTPA, from the coding sequence ATGATTGACAGACGCGACTTCCTCGCGGGCTCCGCCGCGGCTGGGCTGCTTTCAGCCTGCACGCCGGGCCCAGGCTCGGTCACGATCAACGCGTCCGGCTCGGCCGGCATGAATCCAGGGCCCGACGGCGCCGACCGACCCGTCACACTCCAAGTCGTGCAGATGCGCGGCAGCGGAGCCTTCGACGGGGCCGATTTCTTCGCGCTGCAGGACCCGCAGGCCGCGCTCGGCGGCGATTTCATCAAGGCCGACCAGATCGTGCTCACGCCCGGCGCGCCGGCGTCGAGGACGATCGGCCTCGACCCATCGGTTTCGATGATCGGCGTCGTTGCGGGATTCCGCAGTCCCGCGGGCAAGGTCTTCCGCTCGAAGACTGCGGTCTCGCCTACGGCGAATGTGGGCCTTACCATCGGAGTCGGGCCGGGCGGGCTATCGCTCACACCGGCATAG
- a CDS encoding ImpA family type VI secretion system protein, translated as MRDLETFLAPVDGSDPSGAELRNDPRFHAIERLLEPASRENRLSDLNAGGTGAVALDWGALLEDASALAGEGRDLRLLVIVARAVANEAGFAGLGAGLTLLAETVERNWDELHPALRDSSSAREAAVRRINALYQIENDDNGILGDLQFNTVLEPRGVGAVSGADLAAGTLKRTTILSEAPSGLGEAEKAALMAAHETRVQRVTTACRATAAEQPELLQALVNDVAAAEEALGKLEQTLDARIAENGSSIRFKALGTFLERVAATLAIVEKEEAATTGAPAPKEIEMASTPKKPNGADPALPERKEPASPAASSVPGQINSRRDVERCLDMIIDFYERTEPSSPIPHLARRVRKMVPMNFIELMEEIAPSGMKEFRNVAGAPDEKSK; from the coding sequence ATGCGGGACCTCGAGACGTTCCTCGCTCCGGTAGATGGTTCGGATCCTTCCGGGGCTGAGTTACGCAACGATCCGCGATTTCATGCGATCGAGCGGCTGCTTGAGCCGGCGTCGCGCGAGAATCGTCTGAGCGACCTGAACGCCGGCGGCACCGGTGCCGTCGCGCTTGACTGGGGCGCGCTTCTTGAGGATGCGAGTGCGCTCGCCGGAGAGGGACGCGACCTCAGGCTTCTGGTGATCGTCGCGCGGGCCGTCGCGAACGAAGCTGGCTTTGCCGGGCTGGGCGCGGGTCTGACCCTGCTCGCCGAGACGGTCGAGCGCAACTGGGACGAGCTTCATCCGGCGCTCCGCGACAGTTCCTCTGCGCGCGAGGCTGCGGTGCGCCGGATCAACGCGCTCTACCAGATTGAGAACGACGACAACGGCATCCTCGGTGACCTTCAGTTCAACACGGTGCTGGAGCCGCGCGGTGTGGGAGCTGTCTCGGGCGCCGATCTGGCCGCCGGAACGCTCAAGCGGACCACGATCCTGTCCGAAGCGCCCTCGGGCCTCGGCGAGGCTGAAAAGGCCGCCCTCATGGCCGCCCACGAGACGCGCGTGCAGCGCGTGACGACCGCCTGCCGCGCCACGGCCGCCGAACAACCCGAACTCTTGCAGGCGCTGGTGAACGACGTCGCCGCTGCAGAGGAGGCGCTTGGCAAACTCGAACAGACGCTCGATGCGCGGATCGCCGAGAACGGCAGCAGCATCCGCTTCAAGGCACTCGGCACGTTCCTCGAACGCGTCGCGGCAACGCTCGCGATCGTTGAGAAGGAAGAAGCCGCAACGACCGGTGCGCCAGCGCCAAAGGAGATCGAGATGGCGTCCACGCCCAAGAAGCCGAACGGGGCCGATCCGGCGCTGCCCGAGCGCAAGGAGCCAGCATCGCCGGCGGCTTCGAGCGTGCCCGGCCAGATCAACTCGCGCCGCGATGTGGAGCGTTGCCTCGACATGATCATCGACTTTTACGAACGCACCGAGCCGTCCTCGCCGATCCCGCATCTGGCACGGCGGGTGCGCAAGATGGTGCCCATGAATTTCATCGAACTGATGGAGGAAATCGCGCCCTCGGGAATGAAGGAATTCCGCAACGTGGCGGGCGCGCCCGACGAGAAGTCCAAATAA
- a CDS encoding Hcp family type VI secretion system effector yields the protein MAFTGYLKVPDIDGESKRDGHEGEIDVFGVSWSASQSASAATGSGRTRGRASLTDFVVHKWYDAASPYLHLACLKGKSFDEIVFMARKDSGDAHLDYLTVTLSKCIITSYAMSQSGPEESDSDMIMETVSFSCEQLNVKYVVQADDHSGGDEHEMEYDVVAGA from the coding sequence ATGGCATTTACTGGGTATTTGAAGGTTCCCGACATCGACGGAGAATCCAAGCGCGATGGCCACGAAGGTGAAATCGACGTCTTCGGCGTGTCCTGGTCCGCGTCGCAGTCGGCTTCCGCCGCGACGGGCTCGGGACGGACGCGCGGTCGCGCCTCGCTGACCGATTTCGTGGTGCACAAGTGGTACGACGCCGCCTCGCCCTACCTCCACCTTGCCTGTCTGAAGGGAAAGTCGTTCGATGAAATCGTGTTCATGGCACGCAAGGATTCCGGCGATGCCCACCTCGACTATCTGACGGTGACGTTGAGCAAATGCATCATCACCAGCTACGCGATGTCGCAGAGCGGGCCGGAGGAGAGTGACAGCGACATGATCATGGAGACCGTTTCGTTCTCGTGCGAACAGCTGAACGTCAAATATGTCGTCCAGGCCGACGATCATTCGGGTGGCGACGAGCACGAGATGGAATACGACGTCGTGGCCGGCGCCTGA
- the tssC gene encoding type VI secretion system contractile sheath large subunit, whose amino-acid sequence MADAKKAEGAAAEAEAVDLGEFSGLLEKDFRVKEDDSEKLQKLVQNLALAAKERSGTATISGNAVKSIKSLIAGIDSMLTTQMNEILHAPEVRQIEGTWRGLHYLVNNTETDQKLKIRVLNITKDELADQLEDFEGQMWDQSPAFKKLYTEEYSMFGGEPYGCLIGAYEFSHHPRDVGLLRNLSGVCASAHAPFIAAAAPQLFRMESWQELPNPQDLQQIVSSPDYASWQSLRESEDSRYIGLTMPRVLARLPYGAATVPVKGFAFEEELEGNHENYVWMNAAFAMGVNINRSHKLFGWGTQIRGVESGGTVINLPVHTFPTDDGSVAMKCPTEIAIDDRREAELAKLGMMPILHRKNTDIAAFIGAHSLQDDETRAGRLVDPDAQANERLSANLPYLFPVSRFAHYLKAIARDKIGTFKERSDMQVWLSEWINRYVLANPAMADDKQKAKRPLAAAEVQVDSVEGRPGYYNARFYLRPHYQLEGINASLRLVSELPSVKGT is encoded by the coding sequence ATGGCAGACGCAAAGAAGGCCGAAGGTGCCGCCGCCGAAGCCGAAGCCGTAGATCTCGGCGAGTTCAGCGGCCTCCTCGAGAAAGATTTCCGCGTCAAGGAGGACGACAGCGAGAAGCTGCAGAAGCTTGTCCAGAACCTCGCGCTGGCCGCGAAGGAGCGCTCCGGCACGGCAACGATTTCGGGCAATGCCGTGAAGTCGATCAAGTCGCTGATCGCCGGCATCGACAGCATGCTCACGACCCAGATGAACGAAATCCTGCACGCGCCCGAAGTGCGGCAGATCGAGGGCACCTGGCGCGGGCTCCACTATCTCGTGAACAACACCGAGACGGATCAGAAGCTGAAGATCCGGGTGCTGAACATCACCAAGGACGAACTCGCCGACCAGCTTGAGGATTTCGAAGGCCAGATGTGGGACCAGTCCCCGGCCTTCAAGAAGCTCTATACCGAGGAATACTCGATGTTCGGCGGAGAGCCCTATGGCTGCCTCATTGGCGCCTACGAGTTCTCGCACCACCCCCGCGACGTGGGGCTTCTCCGGAATCTCTCGGGCGTGTGCGCGTCGGCTCATGCGCCCTTCATCGCGGCCGCCGCGCCGCAGCTCTTCCGCATGGAGAGCTGGCAGGAGCTGCCGAATCCACAGGACCTGCAGCAGATCGTTTCCTCGCCCGACTACGCGAGCTGGCAGTCGCTCAGGGAAAGCGAGGATAGCCGCTATATCGGCCTGACGATGCCGCGCGTGCTCGCCCGGCTGCCCTATGGTGCCGCGACCGTGCCGGTGAAGGGCTTCGCCTTCGAGGAGGAACTCGAGGGCAACCACGAAAACTACGTTTGGATGAACGCCGCCTTCGCGATGGGCGTGAACATCAACCGGAGCCACAAGCTCTTCGGCTGGGGCACGCAGATCCGAGGCGTGGAATCGGGCGGCACCGTGATCAACCTGCCGGTCCATACATTCCCTACGGACGACGGGTCCGTGGCGATGAAATGCCCGACCGAGATTGCGATCGACGACCGCCGCGAGGCAGAACTTGCGAAGCTCGGCATGATGCCGATCTTGCACCGCAAGAACACCGACATCGCGGCCTTCATCGGGGCGCACAGCCTGCAGGACGACGAAACTCGGGCCGGGCGGCTCGTCGATCCCGACGCACAGGCCAATGAGCGGCTATCGGCGAACCTGCCCTATCTCTTCCCGGTCAGCCGCTTCGCCCACTATCTGAAGGCGATCGCGCGCGACAAGATCGGCACGTTCAAGGAACGCTCCGACATGCAGGTCTGGCTCAGCGAGTGGATCAACCGCTACGTGCTGGCCAACCCGGCCATGGCAGACGACAAGCAGAAGGCCAAACGCCCGCTTGCCGCGGCCGAAGTACAGGTCGACAGTGTCGAGGGTCGGCCAGGCTATTACAACGCGCGGTTCTACCTGCGCCCGCATTACCAGTTGGAGGGCATCAACGCGAGCCTCAGGCTCGTCTCGGAACTGCCCTCTGTGAAGGGAACCTGA
- the tagH gene encoding type VI secretion system-associated FHA domain protein TagH, with the protein MTLRLVIEHSLHPQPHTEMRHESGDLTIGRGADCDWQIEDPDMFVSRRHCVVSARDGRYEVTDASRGGLFIDGADTPLGAGNTVALQSDMRLRLGDVVIRAEIAAEEGAKNSAPSRPAASDPSLGGDDFFSRPVERAPERKRPESLPDPFEKAQARPARIEKDERTPPRPIDEDDPFMLDPLPRQTDTPDRQESGARDDFGFSDIFAEPEDTPPPAEDRSARTVPPPAEATATPRKNGPQTAAPGPDRRPPVAPDARAAFLRGLGLEPADHVQGDDLEALGRRFRLLVDGLMHLLRTRAKEKGSARVAQTIIGSADVNPLKFLATTEDALGSLVTPRGKGYLDPDEAITAAFRDLSDHQMRTWIALQEALRRMIDRFDPAEFERLVEDEGLMKSLLSGGRGARLWELYRDRYRDIAKSAEDRFLGEVGADFRDAYEGNRRTTDD; encoded by the coding sequence ATGACCTTGCGCCTGGTCATCGAACATTCGCTCCATCCCCAGCCGCACACTGAGATGCGGCACGAAAGCGGTGATCTGACGATCGGGCGCGGCGCGGACTGCGACTGGCAAATCGAGGACCCCGACATGTTCGTCTCGCGCCGCCACTGCGTAGTCTCGGCGCGCGACGGTCGCTACGAGGTGACGGACGCGAGCCGGGGCGGGTTGTTCATCGACGGTGCCGATACGCCGCTCGGCGCGGGAAATACGGTCGCGCTGCAAAGCGACATGCGGCTCAGGCTCGGCGACGTGGTCATCCGCGCCGAAATCGCGGCCGAGGAGGGGGCAAAGAACTCCGCGCCCTCACGACCCGCCGCGTCGGATCCGTCGCTCGGAGGCGACGATTTCTTCTCCCGCCCCGTCGAGCGAGCGCCCGAGCGCAAGCGGCCCGAGTCGCTGCCCGATCCGTTCGAAAAGGCTCAGGCCCGGCCGGCCCGCATCGAAAAGGACGAAAGGACGCCTCCGCGCCCGATTGACGAGGATGACCCTTTCATGCTCGACCCGCTGCCCCGTCAGACCGACACGCCGGACCGGCAGGAGAGCGGCGCGCGCGACGATTTCGGCTTCAGTGACATCTTCGCCGAACCGGAAGACACGCCTCCCCCTGCAGAAGATCGCTCGGCCCGGACCGTACCCCCGCCCGCCGAAGCCACCGCAACCCCGCGCAAGAACGGACCGCAGACCGCAGCCCCCGGTCCTGATCGACGCCCGCCGGTCGCGCCCGACGCGCGCGCAGCCTTCCTGCGCGGGCTCGGCCTCGAGCCCGCGGATCATGTGCAGGGCGACGACCTCGAAGCTCTCGGGCGGCGTTTCCGGCTCCTCGTGGACGGGCTCATGCACCTTCTGCGCACCCGTGCGAAGGAGAAAGGCAGCGCCCGCGTGGCGCAGACCATAATTGGCAGCGCCGATGTGAACCCGCTGAAATTCCTGGCCACGACCGAGGATGCGCTCGGCTCGCTCGTCACCCCTCGCGGCAAGGGATATCTCGACCCGGACGAGGCGATCACCGCCGCCTTCCGCGACCTCAGCGATCACCAGATGCGAACCTGGATCGCGCTGCAGGAGGCGCTGAGGCGCATGATCGACCGCTTCGACCCGGCCGAGTTCGAACGCCTGGTCGAGGACGAGGGCCTGATGAAATCGCTCCTTTCCGGCGGGCGCGGCGCGCGCCTCTGGGAACTCTACCGCGACCGCTACCGGGACATTGCGAAATCTGCCGAGGATCGGTTTCTCGGCGAGGTCGGTGCAGATTTCCGCGACGCATATGAAGGCAACAGGAGGACGACAGATGATTGA
- the tssK gene encoding type VI secretion system baseplate subunit TssK — MTERNKVVWSEGLFLRTQHFQQQDRYAEFLMRGTLGAAPNQRFGFSELALDAAALDAGRVAIASAEGIFPDGTPFAIPGDMAAPEAAAIRREDAAGLVWFAVPLEQAGAAAIDAAHDDSSGARYRGRMVTVRDAVRGGAEAEEIEVASLAARLITPGEETAGYTALPVARIDGLRADGSVALVDGYLPPALHIGVAPWYDALLKELVTGLDRIAEAHGGIVLGGAGRSVENLLILELANAARPRLAHLLSQGLAHPSALFADLAELAGRMATYGSSSRRLSELPVYDHMDPQPAYAALADTLRSMVLSLRHVEPKSRALPVARHAQNIWKVRIDNPELLKSSRIVLRVGSDLSDESLRRIFVDQATVGAADEFETLWKSRLPGIALKPLHSQPREIPYDGDRLCLELDQKSEHWGQLLEAPGFVIGVSGKLEREPQIDCYAVSR, encoded by the coding sequence ATGACGGAACGCAACAAGGTGGTCTGGTCCGAGGGGTTGTTCCTCAGGACCCAGCACTTCCAGCAGCAGGACCGCTATGCGGAGTTCCTGATGCGCGGCACCCTCGGCGCCGCGCCCAATCAACGCTTCGGGTTCTCCGAACTCGCGCTCGACGCAGCCGCACTCGACGCGGGCCGGGTGGCTATCGCCTCGGCCGAGGGCATCTTTCCCGATGGCACCCCGTTCGCCATCCCCGGCGACATGGCCGCGCCCGAAGCCGCGGCGATCCGGCGCGAGGATGCGGCGGGGCTCGTCTGGTTCGCCGTGCCGCTCGAACAGGCGGGTGCCGCGGCGATCGACGCCGCTCATGACGACTCCTCCGGCGCACGCTACCGGGGCCGGATGGTGACGGTGCGCGATGCCGTGCGCGGCGGCGCCGAGGCCGAGGAGATCGAGGTCGCCTCGCTCGCCGCGCGGCTCATCACGCCCGGCGAGGAAACGGCGGGCTACACCGCGCTGCCGGTGGCGCGGATCGACGGTCTGAGGGCCGACGGCTCGGTCGCGCTCGTCGACGGCTACCTGCCGCCCGCGCTCCATATCGGGGTCGCGCCGTGGTACGACGCGCTCCTGAAGGAACTCGTCACCGGCCTCGACCGCATCGCCGAGGCGCATGGCGGCATCGTCCTCGGCGGCGCGGGCCGGTCGGTCGAAAACCTCCTCATTCTGGAACTGGCCAATGCCGCGCGACCGCGCCTCGCCCATCTCCTGTCGCAGGGCCTCGCCCATCCGTCGGCGCTCTTCGCCGACCTCGCGGAGCTTGCCGGACGGATGGCGACCTACGGCTCCTCCTCGCGGCGCCTGAGCGAGCTGCCGGTCTACGATCACATGGACCCGCAGCCGGCCTATGCCGCGCTCGCAGACACCTTGCGCTCCATGGTGCTCTCGCTCCGCCACGTCGAGCCGAAATCCCGCGCCCTGCCAGTGGCGCGGCACGCCCAAAACATCTGGAAGGTGCGGATCGACAACCCGGAACTTCTGAAGTCCAGCCGCATCGTGCTGCGCGTGGGCTCCGATCTCTCCGACGAAAGCCTGCGCCGGATCTTCGTCGATCAGGCGACGGTCGGCGCTGCGGACGAGTTCGAGACGCTCTGGAAGTCGCGCCTGCCGGGCATCGCGCTCAAACCCCTGCATTCGCAGCCGCGCGAAATCCCGTATGATGGGGACAGGTTGTGCCTCGAACTTGATCAGAAGTCCGAACATTGGGGCCAGTTGCTGGAGGCTCCGGGCTTCGTGATCGGAGTGTCGGGCAAACTCGAACGCGAACCGCAGATCGACTGCTACGCGGTCAGCAGGTAG
- the tssF gene encoding type VI secretion system baseplate subunit TssF, giving the protein MDRSFLAYYETELAHIRELAVEFAALHPEVARNLSLDSVPCPDPYVERLLEGVAYLAARTRLKVDAESSRYVRNLLDALYPDLVGPAPAVSTVILHPGPQVQTMLDGHVVRRGTRMVSAFREGLATRATYTTAQDVTLWPIALDTVEYLQDRGALNAAGLPDDVAAGAEAGLRIVLNSDGSAALSELSLDRLDLGFATSARAGAIFDAVFGQALRVAARRAEPGAALHAAETPRMVGIGDGESLLPRLRPAFEGYRLMREYFLMPERFHYLRLDGLGRAVRDCGAEKLEILVLLSRPAPEISGVSTKDFRLFATPLVNLFEKECNVVELDGRRDAHVVHADRTRPRDFEIYRLIRVEDADSEGPDAALSPLYATDQISGGGLVYTTERRTRRAGEDEVRRGQTRTSYTGDDLFISVARPAGAPQAQPVRRLDIRALCTNRDLPILDDMPRLTLETGDPVGRVELLGALKRPRPALVASLPELGKDGESRLDDLTWRLVGQLSLNHLSLAEENRGAEPLRAMLDLYAGRGDPEVSRHVRSLSRVTSRQVIERLPIAGPLCFGRGVEITLHVDETTLSGASALLLSALLNQLFARHAGVNSFVRTRTRLSQKQEEVAWPIRPGIRAMI; this is encoded by the coding sequence ATGGACCGCAGCTTCCTCGCTTACTACGAAACCGAACTCGCCCATATCCGGGAGCTCGCAGTTGAATTCGCGGCCCTTCACCCCGAGGTCGCGCGCAACCTCTCGCTCGACTCGGTGCCATGCCCCGATCCTTACGTCGAGCGGCTCCTCGAAGGCGTCGCCTATCTTGCCGCGCGCACCAGGCTCAAGGTCGATGCCGAAAGCTCGCGCTATGTGCGCAACCTGCTCGATGCGCTCTATCCCGATCTCGTCGGGCCCGCGCCGGCCGTCTCGACAGTGATCCTGCATCCCGGTCCGCAGGTGCAAACAATGCTAGATGGCCACGTGGTCAGGCGCGGCACGCGGATGGTCTCGGCTTTCCGCGAGGGGCTGGCGACGCGTGCGACCTACACGACCGCGCAGGATGTGACGCTCTGGCCCATCGCGCTCGACACTGTGGAGTATCTTCAGGACCGTGGCGCCCTGAACGCGGCCGGCCTACCGGACGACGTCGCCGCCGGCGCTGAAGCGGGTTTGCGAATCGTCCTGAATTCGGACGGTTCCGCCGCGCTTTCCGAACTCAGCCTCGACCGGCTCGACCTCGGCTTCGCGACAAGCGCGCGCGCCGGAGCGATCTTCGACGCGGTTTTTGGCCAGGCGCTCCGCGTCGCCGCCCGCCGCGCCGAGCCGGGCGCCGCGCTGCACGCCGCTGAAACTCCCCGGATGGTGGGCATTGGAGACGGCGAGTCACTGCTGCCCCGCCTTCGGCCTGCGTTCGAAGGCTACCGGCTTATGCGGGAATATTTCCTCATGCCGGAGCGGTTCCACTATCTCCGCCTTGACGGACTTGGCCGGGCGGTGCGCGACTGCGGTGCCGAAAAACTCGAAATCCTCGTCCTGTTGTCGCGCCCGGCGCCCGAGATCTCGGGCGTCTCCACGAAGGACTTTCGCCTCTTTGCGACGCCGCTCGTCAACCTCTTTGAAAAGGAATGCAACGTCGTGGAACTCGACGGGCGCCGTGACGCCCATGTCGTCCACGCCGACCGCACGCGGCCGAGGGATTTCGAGATTTATCGGCTGATCCGCGTCGAGGACGCCGACAGCGAAGGGCCGGACGCGGCGCTCAGCCCGCTCTACGCCACCGACCAGATATCGGGCGGGGGGCTCGTCTACACGACTGAAAGGCGCACCCGCCGGGCGGGAGAGGACGAGGTCCGGCGCGGCCAGACTCGGACGAGCTACACGGGCGACGATCTGTTCATCTCCGTCGCTCGGCCGGCCGGCGCGCCTCAGGCGCAGCCCGTGCGCCGGCTTGACATCCGCGCGCTATGCACCAACCGCGATCTGCCGATCCTCGACGACATGCCGCGCCTGACGCTCGAGACCGGCGACCCGGTCGGCCGCGTCGAACTCCTAGGCGCGCTGAAGCGGCCGCGCCCGGCGCTCGTCGCGTCTCTGCCCGAGCTTGGCAAGGACGGCGAAAGCCGTCTCGACGACCTAACTTGGCGGCTGGTCGGCCAGCTCTCCCTCAATCACCTCTCGCTCGCCGAGGAAAACCGCGGGGCGGAACCCCTGCGCGCCATGCTCGACCTTTATGCCGGGCGCGGCGATCCCGAGGTCTCGCGCCATGTCCGTTCGCTCTCGCGCGTAACTTCGCGGCAGGTGATCGAGCGGCTGCCGATCGCGGGGCCGCTCTGCTTCGGGAGGGGGGTTGAGATCACGCTGCATGTCGACGAGACGACGCTTAGCGGCGCGAGCGCGCTTCTTCTCTCGGCGCTTCTAAATCAGCTCTTCGCACGCCACGCTGGCGTCAATTCATTCGTTCGCACGCGGACCCGTCTTTCGCAGAAACAGGAGGAGGTAGCATGGCCGATCCGGCCGGGCATCCGCGCGATGATCTGA
- the tssB gene encoding type VI secretion system contractile sheath small subunit: protein MSESKAKVIERNRAPRVQIAYDVEHYGSPTTIELPFVMGVMADLAGASETAEAQKSAGERSFVEVDAGRFGKFMEALSPRVKARVPNKMPVKEGEEGDEEMFVDLTFKNMGDFAPDKVAEQVPALAELLKMRRQLEELLGYMDGKVNAEKRIAQLLNNEPLLAQVADEAMKTGEAEG from the coding sequence ATGAGCGAGAGCAAGGCAAAGGTTATCGAACGCAACCGCGCCCCGCGGGTACAGATCGCCTACGACGTAGAGCACTACGGCAGCCCGACGACGATCGAACTGCCCTTCGTAATGGGGGTCATGGCCGATCTTGCAGGCGCCTCGGAAACGGCAGAGGCGCAGAAGTCGGCGGGCGAACGTTCGTTCGTCGAGGTCGATGCCGGGCGCTTCGGCAAGTTTATGGAGGCGCTCAGCCCCCGCGTGAAGGCGCGCGTGCCGAACAAGATGCCGGTCAAGGAGGGCGAGGAGGGTGACGAGGAGATGTTCGTCGACCTCACCTTCAAGAACATGGGCGATTTCGCCCCCGACAAGGTGGCCGAGCAGGTCCCCGCGCTCGCCGAGCTTCTGAAGATGCGCCGCCAGCTCGAGGAGCTTCTGGGCTACATGGATGGGAAGGTGAATGCCGAAAAGCGCATCGCCCAGCTTCTCAACAATGAACCGCTTCTCGCGCAGGTTGCCGACGAGGCGATGAAAACCGGCGAAGCGGAGGGCTGA
- the tssE gene encoding type VI secretion system baseplate subunit TssE → MSDPKTTPPQSRREAVQPSLWDRLVDDLPGLVAETEGRRAELEKELGADRVARLIAGGRRALEKDEALDADQQREAYLLIAQFERRALLEERGIVVTPEVLREAVRRDIEALFNTERLESTLLLGEEERRGYEDPVDVIAGFPHARRSVLNYGVPSFSGRRANDFDTDALARELKEIVAVFEPRLKRDTVRVKVERGDRKGLKIGIEGVLMMAPLPERLRLSTTIDLDNGSAATALEEV, encoded by the coding sequence GTGTCCGATCCGAAGACGACGCCCCCGCAATCCCGGCGCGAAGCCGTGCAGCCGAGCCTCTGGGACCGGCTCGTCGACGATCTGCCGGGACTGGTGGCCGAGACCGAGGGCCGGCGCGCAGAACTGGAAAAGGAGCTTGGGGCCGACCGTGTCGCCCGCCTCATCGCAGGCGGGCGGCGCGCGCTTGAGAAGGACGAGGCTCTAGATGCCGATCAGCAACGCGAGGCGTACCTCCTCATCGCCCAGTTCGAACGGCGCGCGCTCCTGGAAGAACGCGGCATCGTCGTCACGCCCGAGGTCCTCCGAGAGGCGGTCCGCCGCGACATCGAGGCGCTCTTCAACACCGAGCGGCTGGAATCGACACTCCTCCTCGGCGAGGAGGAGCGGCGCGGCTACGAAGACCCCGTCGACGTCATCGCCGGGTTTCCGCATGCGCGTCGCTCCGTCCTGAACTACGGCGTCCCGTCCTTTTCGGGTCGGCGTGCGAACGATTTCGACACCGACGCGCTGGCGCGCGAACTGAAAGAGATTGTCGCCGTCTTCGAGCCTCGACTGAAACGCGACACCGTGCGGGTCAAGGTCGAACGCGGCGACCGCAAGGGTCTCAAGATTGGCATCGAGGGAGTCTTGATGATGGCTCCACTGCCCGAACGGCTTCGGCTGTCGACCACAATCGACCTCGACAACGGCAGCGCCGCGACGGCGCTTGAGGAGGTGTGA